The following proteins are encoded in a genomic region of Cercospora beticola chromosome 8, complete sequence:
- a CDS encoding uncharacterized protein (antiSMASH:Cluster_1) produces MVVPANDMNIGRKGSLRHKQNDSGNKHRFAMSSLRGVGQPELSKKLRTLIKTQNHAIGAFEQAGKESQSIASQLSEWGESTEDEALSDVSDKLGVLLAEIAEQEDLYAQNLEDSRGVLKQIRNTEASVQPTRTQKQKIQDEIQKLKYKEPESTKLVTLEQELVRAEAQSLVADAQLTNITRQKFKEAYDLHTAAVIERAEKQILLAQQARRLINLLDDTPTVPGEERPAYAHAEEGRDILNDAEAALRGWSPSVEPVHSASAGKLGSNAMATQSLPDRTTTAPQTEGLSDAQRVEALERAQEETTTTADVPTPAKTENAALAS; encoded by the exons ATGGTCGTGCCTGCGAACGACAT GAACATCGGACGCAAAGGATCGCTCCGCCACAAGCAGAATGACTCGGGCAACAAGCACCGCTTCGCCATGTCGTCGCTGCGCGGCGTCGGCCAGCCCGAGCTCTCCAAGAAGCTCCGCACCTTGATCAAGACCCAGAACCACGCCATTGGCGCCTTTGAGCAGGCAGGCAAAGAGTCGCAGAGCATTGCTTCGCAGCTGAGCGAATGGGGTGAAAGCACAGAGGATGAGGCCCTCAGCGATGTCAGCGACAAGTTGGGCGTGCTGCTTGCCGAGATTGCGGAGCAGGAGGACTTGTATGCGCAGAACCTGGAGGACAGCAGAGGTGTCTTGAAGCAGATTAGGAACACTGAGGCGAGCGTGCAGCCGACGAGgacgcagaagcagaag ATCCAAGATGAGATTCAGAAGCTCAAGTACAAAGAGCCAGAGTCGACCAAGCTGGTCACCCTCGAGCAGGAGCTTGTCCGTGCTGAGGCACAGAGCCTGGTCGCCGATGCTCAGCTCACCAACATCACTCGCCAAAAGTTCAAGGAAGCCTACGACCTCCACACCGCCGCCGTCATCGAGCGCGCCGAGAAGCAAATCCTCCTCGCCCAGCAGGCTCGCCGCCTCATCAACCTGCTCGATGACACTCCAACTGTTCCAGGTGAAGAGCGCCCAGCTTACGCCCACGCCGAAGAGGGCCGCGATATCCTCAACGATGCCGAGGCTGCCCTCCGCGGCTGGTCGCCTTCCGTCGAGCCCGTCCACTCTGCCTCCGCCGGCAAGCTCGGCTCCAACGCCATGGCCACACAGAGCCTGCCAGACCGCACCACCACTGCTCCGCAAACTGAAGGCTTGAGCGACGCTCAGCGCGTCGAGGCTTTGGAGCGAGCTCAAGAGGAGACTACCACAACTGCTGATGTGCCTACTCCCGCCAAGACGGAGAATGCTGCTTTGGCGTCTTAG
- a CDS encoding uncharacterized protein (antiSMASH:Cluster_1~SMCOG1002:AMP-dependent synthetase and ligase), protein MTVGYFDNDSTNDREVKSLPLVVDELAREYSDHVWMKLPKDAELTTGWRDITYKELGNAVDGMARWMGRVFGIGRRATDVAAYIGLNDVRYAVAQVGLIKAGYMTLLPSPRNSQEGQASLFSTTKCKYLLYSEGVDAYVETIKSAVPGVQAVRIPSFDELVQQGAKATTPYPGAYGNRVDDKVLILHTSGSTGLPKPIYHTNGSIDTLGQLRNVPAPKGRQNNMNALFATEELLFAMAPFFHMMGTVVVWTSLLCRRPVCYAPPTKPPTPDLIIKCLNQTKPDVALAPPSVIEEIVEAPGGLDAISHLKFVFYGGGPLANGTGDKINQVSRVVAVIGSTEAGLVPARITEDKDDWNYFEWSPGCGVDMEKDGEGLHEMTIKPADKRVQAIFHTFPDISEWRTKDLFEEHPKRKGLWTYRGRKDDVLVLSNGEKFNPVGFEKTLESYAAIKGALVVGQARFQTGLIIEPEWHLVKHDDPAELVDELWPLVERANAAAPAHGRVWKSKIAITKRERPFKRAPKGSIVRRQTQELYKNEIDALYSNEGSDNELGPLSRDVDAAGAKEYLRRACKAKDFAIPEDASDDTDIFSYGIDSLQVMALSSTLSHATGTSVSPRVIYSNPTINGLAQYLSHGNDGDALAGAQQTSREEIMEKMIQKYTSDLSAESARESVSRPDKHTVVLTGSTGSLGNHILQELIASPDVAHIYALNRSEDAGSRQAKQFEDRGIAADFSKVTFLATNFGKDHFAILDSTYNEMLQSVDIFIHNAWAVDFNKTLPTYEEAHIAGTRRVIDFSLASTHNAHIIFISSIASVGNWFASNPNDKLVPERLSSTHSVALPQDYGESKHVASTILAHAAETTHTPVTIVRAGQLAGSAKSTSPWNRHEWLPSLILTSSSLNLIPSTLGTQDTIDWVPMDLAAKSVFEISTTSSSTTSSLTQVTHLVNPHTSTWQTSLLPTIHSRLSSAKIVPYSDWLENLKATPVTPEELEKKPGLKILDFYEALQAEGGGGLPPMDTVETQKVSETVRTMPAIDGKMMEKWLGEWGL, encoded by the coding sequence ATGACAGTAGGATACTTCGACAACGACTCAACGAACGACAGAGAAGTCAAATCTCTGCCACTGGTTGTCGATGAGCTCGCTCGCGAATACTCCGATCATGTCTGGATGAAATTGCCCAAAGATGCAGAGCTCACCACAGGCTGGCGAGACATCACATATAAAGAGCTTGGAAATGCCGTCGATGGAATGGCAAGATGGATGGGACGGGTATTCGGCATTGGACGAAGAGCTACAGACGTTGCTGCATACATCGGGCTGAACGATGTACGATATGCTGTCGCTCAAGTGGGCTTGATCAAGGCTGGATACATGACCCTTCTGCCCTCGCCTCGAAACTCGCAAGAGGGACAAGCATCGCTGTTCTCAACCACGAAGTGCAAGTACCTTTTGTACAGTGAGGGAGTGGATGCGTACGTGGAGACAATAAAGTCTGCTGTGCCAGGTGTGCAAGCTGTCCGTATTCCCTCCTTCGATGAGCTGGTCCAACAAGGAGCGAAGGCGACAACACCCTACCCAGGAGCATATGGGAACCGAGTTGATGACAAGGTACTCATTCTACACACTTCCGGGTCGACTGGATTGCCCAAGCCCATTTATCACACAAACGGATCCATCGATACGCTGGGCCAGCTTCGAAACGTTCCAGCACCAAAAGGTCGACAGAACAATATGAACGCACTATTCGCAACCGAAGAACTGCTGTTCGCCATGGCACCATTCTTCCACATGATGGGCACCGTCGTAGTATGGACCTCACTACTGTGCAGACGGCCAGTCTGCTATGCACCTCCCACGAAGCCACCGACCCCAGATCTCATCATCAAATGCTTGAATCAGACGAAGCCTGATGTCGCACTGGCTCCTCCATCGGTGATCGAAGAAATCGTCGAAGCCCCAGGAGGCTTAGACGCCATCAGCCACCTCAAATTCGTGTTCTACGGCGGCGGCCCATTAGCCAACGGCACCGGAGACAAAATCAATCAAGTCAGCCGCGTCGTGGCAGTGATCGGATCCACAGAAGCAGGACTCGTGCCTGCACGAATTACCGAAGACAAAGATGATTGGAACTACTTCGAGTGGTCACCGGGCTGTGGCGTCGACATGGAAAAGGATGGCGAAGGTCTGCATGAGATGACGATCAAGCCAGCAGACAAGCGAGTGCAGGCAATCTTCCATACCTTCCCAGATATTTCGGAGTGGCGTACCAAAGACCTCTTCGAAGAACATCCCAAGCGAAAAGGTCTTTGGACTTATCGGGGCCGGAAAGATGATGTGCTCGTCTTGAGTAATGGAGAGAAGTTCAATCCTGTCGGGTTTGAAAAGACGCTAGAAAGCTATGCCGCAATCAAAGGAGCACTAGTGGTAGGCCAAGCACGGTTCCAGACAGGTCTGATCATTGAGCCTGAGTGGCACTTGGTAAAGCACGATGATCCAGCCGAGTTAGTGGACGAGCTCTGGCCGCTCGTTGAACGAGCCAATGCTGCCGCACCAGCACATGGGCGCGTCTGGAAATCCAAGATCGCGATCACGAAGAGGGAAAGACCATTCAAGCGTGCACCGAAAGGGTCGATCGTCCGCCGACAAACCCAAGAACTGTACAAGAACGAGATCGACGCTCTCTACTCGAACGAAGGCAGCGATAATGAGCTTGGGCCATTGAGCAGGGACGTAGATGCTGCAGGAGCGAAGGAATATCTCCGTCGAGCATGCAAGGCTAAAGACTTCGCGATTCCGGAAGATGCCTCTGACGACACAGACATCTTCAGCTACGGCATCGACTCGCTCCAAGTGATGGCACTGTCCTCGACACTCAGTCACGCCACGGGAACTTCAGTCTCGCCTCGGGTCATATACAGCAATCCTACGATCAATGGTCTTGCCCAGTACCTGAGCCACGGAAATGACGGAGATGCGCTGGCTGGAGCTCAACAGACGAGTCGTGAGGAGatcatggagaagatgatACAGAAGTACACGTCTGATCTGTCGGCCGAATCAGCTCGTGAAAGTGTTTCACGTCCTGACAAACACACCGTCGTCCTCACCGGCTCGACTGGCTCACTTGGCAACCACATTCTACAAGAACTCATTGCCTCTCCCGACGTCGCACACATCTACGCTCTCAACCGCTCAGAAGACGCCGGTTCCCGACAAGCCAAGCAATTCGAAGATCGAGGAATCGCAGCAGACTTCAGCAAAGTCACCTTCCTCGCCACAAACTTCGGCAAAGACCACTTCGCCATCCTAGATTCCACCTACAACGAAATGCTCCAAAGCGTTGACATTTTCATCCACAACGCCTGGGCCGTAGATTTTAACAAAACCCTCCCAACCTACGAAGAAGCCCACATAGCCGGTACCCGTCGCGTAATCGACTTCAGTCTCGCCTCAACCCACAACGCCCACATAatcttcatctcctccatcgcaaGCGTAGGAAATTGGTTCGCCAGCAACCCCAACGATAAACTCGTGCCCGAACGACTCTCCTCAACACACTCCGTCGCCCTCCCCCAAGACTACGGCGAATCCAAACACGTCGCTTCCACGATCCTCGCCCACGCAGCCGAGACCACTCATACACCAGTAACAATCGTCCGCGCAGGCCAACTGGCGGGTTCAGCAAAAAGCACATCCCCCTGGAACCGCCACGAATGGCTCCCAAGTCTAATCCTCACCTCTTCATCCCTCAACCTCATCCCCTCAACCCTCGGAACTCAAGATACAATCGACTGGGTCCCAATGGACTTGGCCGCGAAATCAGTCTTCGAAAtatccaccacctcctcttcAACCACCTCCTCACTAACTCAAGTAACCCACCTCGTCAACCCCCACACCTCAACCTGGCAAACCTCCCTCCTCCCAACAATCCACTCCCGCCTTTCCTCCGCAAAAATAGTCCCATATTCAGACTGGCTCGAGAATTTGAAAGCAACTCCAGTCACTCCCGAAGAACTCGAAAAGAAACCAGGACTCAAaattctagatttctacgaAGCGTTacaagcagaaggaggaggtggacTACCACCGATGGACACAGTCGAAACACAGAAAGTGAGTGAGACAGTAAGAACGATGCCGGCGATTGATGGGAAAATGATGGAGAAGTGGTTGGGGGAGTGGGGACTCTAG
- a CDS encoding uncharacterized protein (antiSMASH:Cluster_1~CAZy:GH139) has product MQLRGVFCSGALLLLQAVAIKLPSEYDTIWTSQSLNSSGSMPVGGGDVGLNVWVQDNNLLFYIAQSGAFDENNSLLKLGRVNITMNPNPFASNRRSSFRQRLNINDGYITISGGLGTELKIWVDMDTSDIHVSSRSRVPIRYTASLESWRTEGYQMVPPEQQQTSWGVSAVPQLPVPYQRPDTVGFTDSGVLSYHHNDDLPLWDAQVAEQDIQDPESFFNPMRNNTFGLFMYSPDLKRTLMTSGTYINTSYTGFQLASTKASSRFSLIIGTDQQQTTDVNAWKQALIAKTKAGLSKNQASTIAWWNAYWDRSHIIINPAAGNSDPGFQVGKNYQYFRYMMACNAKGQYPTRFNGGLFTFDPVLTDPEVPFTPDWRRWSGGTFTAQNQRLLYWPLLKTGDLDILTQGIDFYGNTSPNHRKLGQQYFGLDVALTSEQLDNTGLPNIYEYNARAFGDDSEERTDLYPPGIDFNDWLSWQQDTANEFADMAIMARSVYGEDVSKWVSFVEYQLAWFDEFYRQRNGLNSSGELIIYPASGAETYKLALNPSSTVSGLVRVITDLLDSDVSLVKGNTTYYEQYRARVPKTPLHQCPGATELTCISPATNYSFAQNTEPSAMYAVFPWSEYGLGQPTNLSFAIHTYFNDSQAATYRGNTGWRQDQIWFARMGLTDLATEYITDRLSDSTRYRFSAFKGPNYDWSPDINHYGSAAIGLQEMVMQTFALNNTQIRLLGAWPADWSGSFKLTAPQQTVVQGKISNSEVENLVVTPSSRLQDVVYGLEKSQHPSFD; this is encoded by the exons ATGCAGCTTCGGGGAGTCTTTTGTTCAGGAgcactgctgcttctgcaagCTGTAGCTATCAAGTTACCTTCGGAGTATGACACGATATGGACCAGCCAGAGCTTGAACTCCTCGGGATCGATGCCAgtgggcggcggcgatgtcGGTCTCAATGTCTGGGTTCAAGACAACAACCTTCTGTTCTACATCGCCCAAAGCGGCGCTTTCGATGAGAACAATTCGCTTCTGAAGTTGGGCAGAGTCAACATTACGATGAACCCGAATCCATTTGCCTCCAATCGGAGATCCTCTTTCCGACAGCGTCTGAATATCAATGATGGCTACATCACGATTTCTGGTGGCCTCGGGACAGAGCTAAAGATCTGGGTCGATATGGACACTTCTGACATCCACGTGTCGTCGAGGAGCAGGGTTCCGATCAGATACACTGCCTCGCTTGAGTCATGGCGAACAGAAGGTTATCAAATGGTTCCTCCCGAGCAAC AGCAAACATCGTGGGGAGTGAGCGCAGTGCCACAGCTTCCTGTGCCATACCAACGCCCAGATACTGTTGGCTTCACGGATAGTGGAGTGCTGAGCTATCACCACAACGATGACTTGCCACTCTGGGATGCTCAAGTGGCCGAACAAGATATTCAAGATCCAGAAAGTTTTTTTAACCCCATGAGAAACAACACC TTTGGTCTCTTCATGTATTCGCCAGACCTAAAGCGGACTCTGATGACCAGCGGCACATACATCAATACCAGCTACACAGGTTTTCAGCTGGCGTCAACTAAGGCATCTTCAAGGTTCTCCCTAATCATTGGGACTGATCAGCAGCAGACTACCGACGTCAACGCTTGGAAACAAGCATTGATCGCAAAGACCAAGGCCGGCTTGTCGAAAAATCAGGCCAGCACCATTGCCTGGTGGAACGCGTACTGGGACCGGTcacacatcatcatcaatccTGCCGCAGGTAACTCAGATCCAGGCTTTCAAGTCGGCAAAAATTACCAGTACTTCCGATACATGATGGCGTGCAATGCCAAGGGCCAGTATCCGACGAGGTTCAACGGAGGGCTTTTCACATTTGATCCGGTGCTGACAGATCCGGAAGTTCCATTCACGCCCGATTGGAGACGATGGTCCGGAGGAACATTTACAGCTCAGAATCAGAGGCTTCTGTATTGGCCTTTGTTGAAGACTGGCGACTTGGACATCCTCACTCAGGGCATCGACTTCTACGGAAATACATCTCCGAACCATCGCAAACTGGGCCAGCAGTACTTCGGCCTGGATGTCGCACTGACAAGTGAGCAGTTGGACAATACTGGGCTGCCAAACATCTATGAATACAATGCGAGAGCTTTCGGCGATGATTCGGAGGAACGCACAGATCTCTATCCGCCTGGTATTGACTTCAACGATTGGCTGAGCTGGCAGCAAGACACAGCGAATGAGTTTGCGGACATGGCGATCATGGCTCGCTCCGTCTACGGCGAAGATGTCTCCAAATGGGTGTCGTTCGTCGAATATCAACTCGCGTGGTTCGACGAATTCTATCGGCAGCGCAACGGCCTGAACTCGTCCGGAGAGCTCATCATATACCCTGCATCAGGTGCTGAGACTTACAAGCTTGCACTCAATCCATCCTCAACTGTATCTGGCCTTGTCAGAGTCATTACCGATCTTCTGGACAGCGATGTCTCTTTGGTCAAGGGCAACACGACGTACTACGAGCAATACCGTGCGCGAGTACCCAAGACGCCGCTGCACCAATGTCCTGGTGCGACAG AACTTACATGCATCTCGCCCGCAACGAACTACTCTTTCGCGCAGAACACGGAACCTTCGGCAATGTATGCCGTCTTCC CTTGGAGCGAATATGGTCTTGGACAACCTACAAATCTGAGCTTCGCCATCCACACCTACTTCAATGACAGTCAGGCAGCCACTTATCGCGGCAATAC CGGCTGGCGACAAGACCAGATCTGGTTTGCACGAATGGGACTCACCGACCTGGCAACAGAATACATCACAGATCGCCTCTCTGACAGCACACGATACAGGTTCTCGGCTTTCAAAGGTCCCAACTACGACTGGTCGCCCGACATCAATCACTATGGATCTGCTGCAATCGGCTTGCAAGAGATGGTGATGCAGACTTTCGCACTGAACAATACGCAAATTCGACTTCTTGGTGCTTGGCCAGCAGACTGGTCTGGTTCTTTTAAGCTTACGGCTCCTCAGCAGACCGTGGTCCAAGGCAAGATCTCAAATTCCGAAGTCGAGAATCTGGTCGTCACCCCTTCCAGCAGGTTACAAGATGTTGTATATGGCCTGGAGAAGAGTCAACACCCGAGTTTTGACTAG
- a CDS encoding uncharacterized protein (antiSMASH:Cluster_1): MISLSLFTSAAALLACNAEARPFFSEAGTQGSPQPQVLKNAFNYKRGLPSTLSSKHLRPVLEPRAEPEQIISSNGPNVNVPGYSSDEFAKGQPISSKTGKGAPLLGGTNNIIDVQNPSNLGQEPTDHGVVVNLKWRFSGSKTNLYKGGWAREQVITDLPASQDISAAQQHLKKGAFRELHWHKVSEWAFVYAGRVAISAVNEHGENQYDILGPGDIWFFPKGVTHGVQGLDAENELLLVFDDGDFDATGVTFNVDDWIAHTPKDILAKNFGVSASLFDHVPTGNPKILPGEYPADDQTVEHPYGDLSSSINTSYVIRSKDVAPKVAPGGGGTIQVFDSRNFPISTTIASSVVTIKPGGLRELHWHPTVQEWVYFAQGQARATVFMGNEAARTFDFAAGDTAVFPDNSGHYVENTSPNEDLVWIEIFKADRVADISLTQWLALTPAQYVAEALNVSLEFVHQLKKEKQLIIA, encoded by the exons ATGATATCTCTTTCACTTTTCACGAGTGCTGCAGCGCTTCTGGCGTGTAATGCCGAAGCGAGACCGTTCTTTTCGGAAGCAGGCACTCAAGGCAGTCCGCAGCCTCAGGTGCTCAAGAACGCTTTCAATTACAAGCGCGGCCTTCCATCAACCTTGAGCTCAAAGCATCTGCGGCCAGTGCTTGAGCCAAGAGCTGAGCCAGAGCAGATCATATCTTCGAACGGGCCCAATGTCAATGTTCCAGGCTACTCATCGGACGAGTTCGCAAAAGGACAGCCGATCAGTTCCAAGACTGGGAAAGGAGCTCCACTGCTTG GAGGAACGAATAACATCATCGATGTTCAGAACCCAAGCAACCTGGGACAAGAGCCAACTGATCATGGTGTCGTGGTCAACTTGAAGTGGCGCTTCTCAGGCTCAAAGACAAACCTGTACAAGGGCGGCTGGGCTCGTGAGCAAGTGATCACAGACCTTCCGGCGAGTCAGGATATCTCGGCcgctcaacaacatctgAAGAAGGGTGCTTTCCGAGAGTTGCACTGGCACAAAGTC TCTGAGTGGGCCTTCGTTTACGCTGGGCGGGTCGCCATATCGGCCGTAAATGAGCATGGTGAAAACCAATATGACATTTTGGGGCCAGGTGACATTTGGTTTTTTCCAAAGGGCGTGACACACGGAGTCCAAGGCCTTGACGCTGAGAATGAG CTTTTGCTCGTCTTCGACGACGGTGATTTTGACGCCACAGGTGTGACTTTCAACGTTGATGACTGGATTGCGCACACTCCAAAGGATATTCTGGCAAAGAACTTCG GTGTGAGCGCTTCCCTCTTCGATCACGTTCCGACTGGAAATCCCAAAATACTGCCTGGCGAGTATCCCGCCGATGATCAAACAGTGGAGCATCCGTACGGGGACTTAAGCTCTTCCATCAACACGAGTTACGTGATTCGATCCAAG GATGTCGCACCGAAGGTTGCgccaggtggaggaggcactATCCAAGTGTTTGACTCCAGAAACTTCCCCATTTCCACAACGATTGCATCGTCAGTGGTGACCATCAAGCCTGGAGGTCTTCGTGAGCTGCACTGGCATCCCACG GTGCAGGAGTGGGTGTATTTCGCCCAAGGCCAAGCGCGTGCAACGGTGTTCATGG GCAACGAAGCTGCTCGAACATTCGACTTTGCTGCTGGTGATACCGCAGTCTTCCCAGACAACTCAG GCCATTATGTTGAGAATACTTCGCCGAACGAAGATCTGGTGTGGATCGAGATCTTCAAAGCCGACAGAGTAGCTGACATTTCGCTAACTCAATG GCTTGCATTGACACCAGCTCAATATGTCGCTGAAGCGCTTAATGTCTCGCTCGAGTTTGTGCAtcagctgaagaaggagaagcagttGATCATTGCTTAA